CCGGCGACCGGTATATCTTGACGGCATCGAAAGAGGCGCATGTATCACCTGTAGAGTCTTTGCTCTCGTAAGAGTGGTTGGGTAACCCTCAAGTCTAACGATGAGTTAACCTATCAAATAAGTGTTTGTCTCCATTGAGAAACAAGGTTGATCGAACTAGTAGGGATTTCTTCTGCAACCCAGATCCTCGGTACATGCACACCATACACAAAACAATGTTTACCCCCAACGTTTCAAAAGgttgtcaagcttcttgattgagcGGTAACATAGCTATCACACGGTTTGTTATGAAGTGGAAGTCATGGTAGGCTTAAATATCTCCGATTTCGTTCCTTCCACAAATGCCATGCGATGTACGCCGCCATCTGCGAGTAAGAGCGCAGAGCCTCCTCCACCAATCCCTAATTGAGGATGCTGACGCTGCTGCAGCGCACATAGTGTTGTGTGTTCCATGGAATTGGAACCAGGCTTCCTTCGCGAAACGACACTAAAGGGTTAAGtgctctcctttttcctcttcccctCACGTGTGTGGCCTTCCCCCCACGTGCAACCGACCCGCAGTCCAGTTACTGTTTTGTAGGAGCAACCACACGTAGAATTTGACCTTCCCTTCCATTCTTCACTTCCAGACCTTCGCTGCTGGATCCTGGCTACAAACTGTATTTCATAGGCAGAGAAGACAAAGTACTTTGCATTTGCAGTTAGAGACCAAATGATCTGGTCTTttcactattaagaaaaagctTATAGATAAAATATTACTTGTAGCGGTTTTAATATGGCCGAAGCTACTGttaattagtagtagcgctgggggACGACAAGCGCTATGGTTAAATTGAGGTAGTAGCATGTTGCACCATGTCCAACGCTACTAATATTGAAGGCACACTATACATCCAGGGGCTAGCCACAGTAACAGTGCTCGCATATGACCGGCGCTACTGCTACTcgtattagtagtagcgcttgcttTTGGCCAGCGCTGCTACTGTGGTAGCCCAGGATCACCACTCCCTTgtcaacttagcagtagcgcctgTCGCCAACACGCGCTACTGTTAAGTCCTACCATATCTTCTTTGtcttccccgagcccctctctctctcttcatctCCACTCTCGTCCGCACTCCCTACGCTCACACTCGTTGGCCCGCCCCCGCACACGTGTCCTCCCTCCCACGCGCGACCGCCCTCTTCTAGTGGCCGCCCTCCCCCACATCCCGGACCTCCCCTCATGGCGGCCCTCCCCCACATCCCGTCCTTCCCCATGCAGCCGTCCTCGCCCACATCCCAGCCCTCCCGACGCGCTTCCCCATCCCGACCATCCACCGCCACCGCAGGTAGACTCCCGTCTACCACAGGCAGCCCCGAGTAGTTTTGCTTGTAGATGAGAAATTCTTAGGTATTAGATTTCCTAGGACTTCACTAATATAAATCTTTGGTAAAAATATTAGGTCTACAATTTTTTAGTAAAAAATTAGGTCTAGAAGTTTTTAGTAAAAAAATAGGTCTATTTGGACatgtgtgtatgttattgcaGGGAACAACTTCAAGTGGCCTATGTTTTAATGGattgttgattcatttccattttgGCAAATTTCAAGACGTATCGAGCGCATGAAATTTtctgaaacggaaatgaatcaacagtccggcaaaacataggccactcggacattctccttcttcttattctattttcctcttcttcttattctataTATAAACATAATTTCAAAGACCACTCggacattctccttcttcttattctattttccctcttcttcttcttcttcttctattcttctacttctcctcttcttctatttttcctcttcttctcctctcctcctcttcttattctccttcttcttcttttcttctcctcctcttcttattttcctttttcctattcttattttcttctttttgttcatctttcttcctcttgtaaccctaacctaattataaatattactaaccctaataatctagcactaacctaataacaatagcaattaaatgacaatttttttaatatttatcttcctcttcttctcctctttctcttcttcctcctcttcttcttccttttctccttctcttcttctacttctcctcctcttcttcttccttttcttctcctcttcttcttctcctcctcctcttcttctcctgatCTCTAACTACACCACAACATGGGGAGGCGAGGGCGGGGGCGTCCGACGCGAGGGACAGAagcatggggaggaggggcggggggcttaccggagcggcaGGGTAGGGGGGGTCGAAGGAGCATGCAGGGACGGGCAGGGAGGGCTtaggcgggcggcggcggtgacacAGGAGCACACGGGGGAGAGGGAAGGAGTGGAGGGAGAGTTAGGAGATTTTGGCGCCGACACAGGAGCACGCGTACCAGTAGCGTTGATACCACAAGAGCGCTAGTGCTattctacttagcagtagcgctttttccAAGCAcgcgctgctactactgctaccctTGGTGGGCTCGTTGGGCCacttttagcagtagcgttgtCTAACAATCAAGCGTTACTGCTAAGGCCATGACCAGTAGCGCTTGACAGATCCAGCGCtcctgctaagtagcagcagcgcgtgccatattccagcgctactactaggctcttacctataaggtttttcctactagtgtttGAAGGCCGATCGACATCATCCCATCTAAACCACTCCCAACGCAGACGGACCGCCCTGCCAAAACATTCAATGTTCTTCACCCCTAGACCACCATATCTCTTCGGAGAGTGGACCTGTATCCAATTTACAAGGCCTTTTCCACCCACAGATGCATCTTCCGCCTCCCAAAGAAAATTTCTTCTTAGCTTCTCCACCCTTTTGATGAACCATTTGTCTGGTTGGAAGGCCGTCAAGAAATATATGGCGGTGGCCGTGACAGCCGAATCCATGTAGTCCAGCCTCCTCATCATATTCATTAAACGTACTTTACGGGAAGATAGTTTCCCGGCAATCTTGTCGAGTACTGGCTGAACCTCGTTCCTCCTCGGCTTCCTAACTCCAGGCGGCAGGCCAAATATTGGAAAGGGAAAATTCCTTGCACCCCTCCAAATGGTGCCAGCATTGGCGCTATATCAATAGTCACGCATGCAATAAGGTATGCCACCGTCTTCGCCATATTTGCTATGAGGCCTGAAGCATTTCCAAAGAGCTTGAGGACTTGTTGAACAACCAGAAATTCCGATTGATTGATGAACagtgcatcttcatcaacataaaaACTTGACCTGAACCGCGCAAGACGAGATCTCAACGGCGACGGAATCCCCCTCTCTGTGGCTAGCAAGAATAACCTTTGCAGCGGCTCCATTGCGATGATGAAGAGTAACGGTGACATGGGGTCTCCGTGCCTCACTCCCCGCCTATGGAGGAAGGGCGATCCGGGTGATCCATTTAACAGTACCcttgatgaggaggaggacataaTTAGGGAGATCATGTCTCGTCATCTCTGCCCAAAATCCATTGCCTCCATAACCTCAAGCAAGTAGCCCCACCCCACCGAGTCAAAGGCCTTGGCCATATCAAGCTTCAGAAATACCAGAGGGGTCTTTGCAGAGTAAGCAGCCTTGATCACGTTCTTGACATACATAAAGTTGTCTTGAATCGCTCGTCCTCTAATGTAAACACTTTGATTATTCGCAACAAGCCAATGTATCTCCATGGCcaatctggaagccatcatcttgCTCACAAGCTTTGGGAAAGTATGCATTAGACTAATGGGTCTAAAATCACTAGCCTGCTGAGCACCATCTCTTTTTGGCAGCAACACAATGTTAGACGTGTTGAGTAAATGCCAATGTTGCCCACGCAGCGAATGCACGCAGTTAACAGCGGCTAGCAAATCATCTTTGACAATCAACCAGCACGTCTTAAAAGAATCCCCCATGAAGCGATCCGGCCCTGGCGCCTTCTCCCCGTGTATCTCATTTACAGACGCCTTCAGCTCCTGCTCGGTGAAAGGGGCGTCCAGGTAATGAAGATCCCTCCTCGGCAATCCAATGGATTCCCAGTTCAGTTTTGCAGAGTTTAAGAAAGGCTTGCCCATGACCCCCTCAAATCGATCGAGGAGGATTTTTGCTTTCCCTGTGTCATCGTTGACCATCCCATTGTCTCCGTTGAGTGATGGTATATGATTCTTGTGCCGTCTTCTACTAGCCCGAACGTAAAAAAATCTGGTGCTCACGATGTTCTCACAAATTTATAGAAAAAAGAGATGAACTTTTTCCACAAGCGAGGTAGTCTGCTTGGGTTTGATCGGGTCAAACTATACGAGAACCATGCCTGGCCGAATTACCAGGTCCTTCCAAAACCAACGACCCTATCAATCTGTGCAGCCAGAATCCATCGTGGAACGTGATCCTATCAGGCACTCATCGGGTCAAACAATATTTTCTTATTTCGTTATTTCATCATATGGATCGATACAGAGGATGTAAAAGTCGAGTTTTGTAGGACGATACATATGGGAACTTGTTTAGAGAttccaaacatttttataaaaagggatttttttttaaaaaatctgAACTTTTTTTAGTTTCCCAAACTTTTTCTTTGGAAATGCGGTTTTTTTTTTAACATTTGCAAACAGTCTGATAAAACATGCTAAcaatttttcaaattttgtttttgaaaaaagaAACAGGAAAGACAAATAAAAAACCCAAAACTAATAAAGAAACAAACAGGAAAAAACAATGTTTTAGGTGGCAAACGATCCCTTGTACAGGCACCTGCATGATCCTTTAACCGTGCGCATAGCAGAATTGGGTCAAAAAAGATAAACGTGTGCTTATTGGACCGAGCTGCATGGTTGGTCAAAACGCACCAGTTCCTGCACGCTGGCGGGAAAATAGCAAAGACAGCCAAACAAAATTCCACGGCAAGTTGCAGTATCTCTATTCATTTCTTAGATGAATGCAAGTTGCATTTCTTTGAAGAGAAATTCACCTACCGATGAGTAGAACTTTAGTTTTCTTCATACCGTTAACCGCTGCATGCGCCGATCAAGGCCAAGTCATGGGAAGCAAGCACTAAACCGTACGTATTTgtctcaaaaaataaaaaataaataaaccgTATGCGCTATTAATTTTCCTCTGCTATATAAGTAACTCCACAAGTCACTTGTATCTTCATACTCCTTTTCTTGATTGAAACCATGGTGATCAATTTCATTTGCTGGCAAAGGACCAAACTGGCATGGATCTTGGCGCTGCTGCTCAACCTGGTCATGACGATTCAAGTCCACGGCCAGCCTCCTCCTTCTGGTAACACAGTTCTTTAAGCTTTTCCGTTGTAGATCCTACTGTTGTTTAAGCTATGCTCCATGTGCATACAGTACAGTTCTGTTTACTTCAACATACAACTCAAAGAAATCCCTCTTTCAGTAATCTGAACATCTGAGCAACCAGTCTCATAGCTAATGAtctttgcatcaaccttggaggtTGGAACACATGAAATTGTTACATATTCTCTATTTGTATATGTAGGGTTCATAAGCATCGACTGTGGATTGAGAAACAGCAGTTCCTACAACGACAGCACCACCGGGCTATGGTTCAATCCTGACGGTGGATTTGTCGAGGGTGGCACGAGAAAACAGATTTCTCAAGAGTTTATGGCTGATGCTTTTAATGAACAACAAAAAACCATGAGGAGCTTTCCTGACAGCTCAAGGAATTGCTATACACTGCCATCCACCATCGGCAAGAAGTATCTAGTGAGGGCCATGTTTACTTACGGAAACTACGATGGGTTGAACAAGACGTTGGATGGGTCTGTATTTCTGTTTGGGCTCCATATTGGCGTCAATTTCTGGGGGGCAGTGAACTTGACAAACATGAGCCCATCCGCTGTGATACCCAAGGAGGTGCTCACAGTTGCCCCGAGCAACTCCTTGTCTGTCTGCTTGGTAAATTTCGGTTCAGGGATTCCCTTCATATCGTCGTTGGAGCTAAGGCCACTCCAAGATACGATGTACCCTTTTGTAAATAGTTCTGTTTCAATCGGCGTTCTTCTTCGAACAAGATTTGGCAACGTCACCGACTTAATCACAAGGTGAGATGAGGGCCGAGGTCCCGTCCGTCCATAATAATTTTGGAATAGATCTAGTTTTGGTTTTGAATTGAGTTTGCTAGCTTAATGCATATAAAGTGTTTGCTCCTTTTTTTCCTCTATACTGCAGTTAATTTCAGGTAAAAAAGAATCTCTCTAATGCCAAACTATACCGTGCTAACTATTTATCTGTcttttttgtatcctcgtgttcgATTAAGGTATCCAACGGACACTTATGACCGCTTCTGGAAAAGATTCTCCACATCCTACCCCGGGGTGAACCTTTACACTACCAATAAAGTGGAGAGCCTCCCTGGCAACAACTTCTTCAATATACCGTCGGTCATCATGCAGCATGCCTTGACCGTAGACATGAACTTCTCCAGGTCCAGGATAATCATCCCCACGGCAACACATCCCAATCTAGACACTAAGAGCCTGCATGTTCTCCCAATCTTTCACTTTGCTGAGATCAATGGGAGCAACCCGAACAGGAGGTTCGACATCTACGGCAACGGCGAATTGCTCTTCTCAGACTTCTCCCCTTCACGATTCCAGGTGGACAGCATGCACCAGAACGGCCGGTTCTTGCCCTACGGAAATGGATCCTTCCTCATGAACAAGACGTCCAGTTCGACACTCAAGCCGTTGATCAACGCGGTTGAGACCTACTTCCTCGTTCGGATGGATAAGCTCACTACTAACTCGGAAGATGGTAAGCTGATGTATATACTATATACTGAACGTTTAATACACATGTATCCGTCTTTTTGCGGGGCTACACACTTATCATTTAGTATATGACAGATTCGCATGATCGTGATGCAACTAATTCAGTTGGTTGCATGCATGCGTTTATAAAGAAATGTTAATGACCGGGATATCACTTGTAGCCCGGGAATAttcttgacttcatttggttttgTCAGGATCGACATTAAAGTAGTAGAACCGAGTTCATCAGCGGCTGGCTCGCTAGTATACTCAACTCCTGAGTAAGCCAGAATATAAAGGTCAAATTGCCAATGAGCCAAGGCTAAGACCATAGTTGAGGAATGAATTCAATCAATTTATTCAGTTATATGAAAAGATAAATACTTGCATATGAAATAACTTTTTTTAATGACTTGTCTTATTCTCACAAACTCTGAACCGTTATTCCGAGTCAAATAGCAAAGCTAAGAGTAGGACGAATTATCAAAAATGGAGCATTGCCCTGCTTTTGTGTCGAGAAGCAGAGTAGCATATGACTTTCCCGAGGTCATAGACGTCACTCAATAAAACTCATTCCTTTTGAATTAATTTCAAATAGTTCTTATCTTTAAACCACTAACATCCAAGTATCAATGTTGCGCGAGACCTTACAAACAATCTGGTAAGCTTGAGTGGACCGACTAAGATCTAAAATACTATGGTTAGGAACAGGTTGACTTATCTAATAAGTGCAATTTCTTTCAGGTTTATTCACTGAAATATTAGAAacccttttttctttcttaatGACTTCGCTCTTCACTTCATATCCAACTAGCCGGCCTAGTTTCAAAGGATACCCAGGGGATTAGCCGTGAAGTTAGCCAAAACAACCCGGTGTGGTAAAGTCGTCAAGTGGGCAATGGTTCTATATATATATTGACACGAGATGCGATGCCAAGTTATAAGATCAAGAGTGAAAATGTTGGAAGGGAGATGCCATGATCCTAAGTCTAGATTGGCTTATCAGCCTAGGTCCTGGCCTCTGAAGGTAGATTGAGGAAAGGGATAGCTTTTAATGAGAGGAAAGGGGTACATAACCTTTAATGACAAAGATAGAGAAGTGTTACATGCATCTTATTGATGCGGAGACTAGAGggaatcctccttttctaaaaaaaatatgaaataaCTTTGCAACTTTTTATTATGACCTGCCGCttaggctgttggagatgcttcgGCCAGTGAAAGGGGAGAGATGGGAGAAATTAGGGCTATAATTCATCTTATAGCAGGTATCTCCTTGTGTATACGGAGACACCCTGAGAAAATCCAAACCTCAAAAAATAACCTCTATCTTTAGAAATCCAATCTGGAAAATGGAAAGGAAGCCCTCATATAACGCAACTACTTCAATTGATGTTTTCATATTTTTATAATACATATAAGCCCTATAACCAACATATACATATGTTTGATTCTGGATtcatatttttctgtgtttttcctaTTGTAGTCAATTACATGAAAGAAGTCAAGAACCACTACAATTTGACACAAATAAACTGGAATGGAGATCCGTGCTCGCCAAGAGAATATTCCTGGGAAGGTTTGACTTGCCACTACTCAAAGAGCAACCAGAATCCTAGGATTGTTTCAATGTAAGAACATAATACCATAGACATTTGAAATTAAGTCATTGGAGTTCATTTTTTGAACAATTTAGGTGTGTAAGTTTAATGCTCCACACAAGCCACCTCTTGATTTAAGTGTTTTCCATATTGTATTGTTATGTATAAATATTGTACTGTACGGACACTTGGTCATGCTTCTTACCGGCTAAGATCTTGATAACACAGATAATTTCCTTGTAATAAAAAGCATGTAATTTATTGTAAACCTTGACCACAGAAATCCTCATCTCGGTGAAATCACTAGATTAATACAACTTGTTGTAACATGAGTTGCTTTTGCAGAAACCTCTCTGCGAGTGGATTGAAAGGTGGATTAGCCTTATCCTTCTTGAACATGGTATCACTAGAAAACCTGTAAGTGGCACTTACCGCAATGTATTGATATTCGATAGACTTATTGCAATTATGTTGACACAATTTTGACCCTAAGCACAAAACATATATAGGGATTTATCACACAACAATTTGACGGGAGCTATTCCAGACTATCAAATAAAAACACTCAAAATTCTGTAAGTGTGATTGCATATTTGGTTGATGATATAGATTTCACATGAATAACTTAACTATTATTTTCCAGCGACTTGTCAAACAATCAACTCGTTGGGCCAATCCCCGATTCTATTCTTCGAAAATTTCAGGCTGGTTTGCTTGATTTAAGGTTTGACATGCTTTCCTTGATATATTTCTATTTCTAATCAAACAAAAAACAAACCAATAGGCTCAACCCAAGGTTCGTTATCACAGAAATAATTGGACATTTAGTAACAATAGCTACAAATACTATATAAATTTTTGGTGGAAACACATTATGTTCCTTTGGCACGCCTTACCAAACGAGAGCTACACATGTTCACTTTCTACTTTTGCAGCACCACACTTCTATATCTCAACCAGCTATATGCATAAAATCTCATCAAATGCGACTAAGTTGTGCCACCCAACTAGTAAATAGTCATACTTTTGTGGTACTTATTGATCCAAATGTACCCCGATATCATGTACTATAGCATCTAGTAACTACAAATAAATTATGATTTGTGAGCCTTCAACATGAGAGGGATATAATGACCTAGTCATAACGGGATGCGATTTGAAAACAATGTATTCTGTTAATTTAGAGGTTGAAGGTCCTTATAAGGACAATTAGAGGGTTAGTTGTGttataaaacagaggtatgttacAATCATAATTTTGTAGAGCCGTTGTAGCTCATATGTTTGAGAGATGATTTATAGATATGTTGTGCATTTGTGTCACAAGATTGGAAGGCAACCCCGTATGCTCAAAATTCAAAGATACTTATTgctcaaataaaaagaagaacaccaTACAAGCAATGGTTATCGCGGTGATAGTTCCCGTGGTATTGGTATCCCTGCTAGTATTGATGTGCATAATGCAGAAGTTATGTTGGGGaggtaaaatatatttttatgctctaaaatcCATTTTCATCGATGCAATAAAATTA
This genomic stretch from Hordeum vulgare subsp. vulgare chromosome 6H, MorexV3_pseudomolecules_assembly, whole genome shotgun sequence harbors:
- the LOC123404190 gene encoding probable LRR receptor-like serine/threonine-protein kinase At1g51810; translated protein: MVINFICWQRTKLAWILALLLNLVMTIQVHGQPPPSGFISIDCGLRNSSSYNDSTTGLWFNPDGGFVEGGTRKQISQEFMADAFNEQQKTMRSFPDSSRNCYTLPSTIGKKYLVRAMFTYGNYDGLNKTLDGSVFLFGLHIGVNFWGAVNLTNMSPSAVIPKEVLTVAPSNSLSVCLVNFGSGIPFISSLELRPLQDTMYPFVNSSVSIGVLLRTRFGNVTDLITRYPTDTYDRFWKRFSTSYPGVNLYTTNKVESLPGNNFFNIPSVIMQHALTVDMNFSRSRIIIPTATHPNLDTKSLHVLPIFHFAEINGSNPNRRFDIYGNGELLFSDFSPSRFQVDSMHQNGRFLPYGNGSFLMNKTSSSTLKPLINAVETYFLVRMDKLTTNSEDVNYMKEVKNHYNLTQINWNGDPCSPREYSWEGLTCHYSKSNQNPRIVSINLSASGLKGGLALSFLNMVSLENLDLSHNNLTGAIPDYQIKTLKILDLSNNQLVGPIPDSILRKFQAGLLDLRLEGNPVCSKFKDTYCSNKKKNTIQAMVIAVIVPVVLVSLLVLMCIMQKLCWGGKSDHEDYAMYEEETSLHVDLRRFTYVELKIITNDFQSIIGKGGFGIVYHGKLENGDEVAVKVLMETSIAESTDFLPEVETLSKVHHKNLVTLKGYCQNKKCLALIYDFMSRGNLQQLIRGGDDYSLKWEQRLHIALDAAQGLEYLHESCTPSIVHRDVKTPNILLDKNLVGIISDFGLSRAFNDAHTHISTVAAGTLGYLDPEYHATFQLTVKTDVYSFGIVLLEIITGQPPVLMEPQTFHLPNWVRHKIAMGNIHDIVDKRLLDQYDASSLQSVVDLAMNCVENAAIDRPTMTDVVSRLKELLPVVASEKMSGSASTSSMNPMDAEIRRQFQLTISGISNEEYSFRSGYTGGMSDLMPLSGR